A stretch of Hypnocyclicus thermotrophus DNA encodes these proteins:
- the mutS gene encoding DNA mismatch repair protein MutS: MAETPLMKQYRQIKSENKDNILFFRLGDFYEMFFEDAVIVSKELGLTLTSRNKEKGIDIPMAGVPFHSAASYISKLVNKGYKVAICEQVENPKQAKGIVKREVVKIITPGTVIDIDFLDEKNNNYLLSLIIKENRAGISYLDITTGEFKTFEIEKTKVLNEVYKISPKEILIEEESYKEIRDEIDKFLEINDINYTIINKLKTSEELIKEYFNIVSLESFGIEDKLLSIDASGIILKYALELHKYNELPITKLSYENRAEYMELNVATQKNLELFSSEKNNIGTLVWVLDECKTAMGSRLLKKFIKNPLTSIEKIKKRQNDVTFFIKDIIKREEIKENLKNIYDIERLIGKIILGTENGRDLIALKKSIKSSIEIAAILNNDKIIKIDIKKLDYLYKLIDTTITEEPPFSIREGGIIKENVNLELDELRKISKNAKDIIIEIEAREREKTGIKTMKIKYNKIFGYFLEVTKSNINLVPDTYIRKQTLTNAERYITEELKEIENKIINAKDKIENLEYELFKEISEKIRKEKNLLQQLANDISYLDVIISLASVAIKNDYIKPELNTEYSIEIKEGRHPIVEKLLIDEDFIANDVYFDREKNLIILTGPNMAGKSTYMKQVALILILAQMGSYVPADYATIGIVDKIFTRIGASDDLVSGQSTFMVEMSEVANIMNNATENSFIILDEVGRGTSTFDGISIATSITEYIHNNVKAKTIFATHYHELTELENRYKTVINYRIEVKEIDDSVIFLRKIVKGGADKSYGIEVARLAGLPNEILENSRKILKNLEEKRALIEKKIKGKQLALFGGVEEEIEDEPERIVEIKEVVPENIIEIIKYIETIDINNITPMQAINYLNEIVLKLKNK; the protein is encoded by the coding sequence ATGGCGGAAACTCCATTAATGAAACAATACAGACAGATTAAATCTGAAAATAAAGATAATATACTTTTTTTTAGATTGGGAGATTTTTATGAAATGTTTTTTGAGGATGCTGTTATAGTATCAAAAGAATTGGGCCTTACACTAACATCTAGAAATAAAGAAAAAGGTATAGATATTCCAATGGCTGGAGTTCCATTTCATTCTGCAGCTAGTTATATATCAAAACTTGTAAATAAAGGTTATAAAGTAGCTATCTGTGAGCAAGTAGAAAATCCTAAACAAGCAAAAGGTATAGTAAAAAGAGAAGTGGTAAAAATAATTACCCCTGGTACCGTTATAGATATAGATTTTTTAGATGAGAAAAATAATAATTATTTATTATCTTTAATTATAAAAGAAAATCGTGCAGGAATAAGTTATTTAGATATTACAACAGGAGAATTTAAAACATTTGAAATAGAAAAAACAAAAGTTTTAAACGAAGTATATAAAATCTCGCCAAAAGAAATACTTATAGAGGAAGAAAGCTATAAAGAAATAAGGGATGAAATAGATAAATTTTTAGAAATTAATGATATAAATTATACTATTATAAACAAATTAAAAACTTCAGAAGAGTTAATAAAGGAGTATTTTAATATAGTATCATTAGAAAGTTTTGGGATAGAAGATAAATTATTATCTATAGATGCGAGTGGGATTATTTTAAAATACGCGTTAGAACTTCATAAATATAATGAATTACCAATAACAAAACTTAGTTATGAAAATCGAGCAGAGTATATGGAGCTTAATGTAGCTACTCAAAAAAATTTAGAGCTTTTTAGTAGTGAGAAAAATAATATAGGAACTTTAGTTTGGGTTTTAGATGAATGTAAAACAGCAATGGGTTCTAGATTATTAAAGAAATTTATTAAAAATCCTCTTACAAGTATTGAAAAAATAAAAAAAAGACAAAATGATGTAACTTTTTTTATAAAAGATATAATTAAAAGAGAAGAAATAAAAGAGAACCTTAAAAATATATATGACATAGAGAGACTTATAGGGAAAATAATACTTGGTACTGAAAATGGAAGAGATCTTATAGCATTAAAAAAATCTATAAAATCATCTATTGAAATAGCAGCTATACTAAATAATGATAAAATAATAAAAATAGATATAAAAAAATTAGATTATTTATATAAATTAATAGATACTACAATTACAGAAGAACCACCTTTTTCAATAAGGGAAGGTGGAATTATAAAAGAAAATGTAAATTTAGAACTTGATGAATTAAGAAAAATATCTAAAAACGCAAAAGATATAATAATCGAAATAGAGGCAAGAGAAAGAGAAAAAACAGGTATTAAAACTATGAAAATTAAATATAACAAAATATTTGGTTATTTTTTAGAAGTAACAAAATCAAATATAAATTTAGTACCAGATACATATATTAGAAAACAAACTCTTACAAATGCTGAAAGATATATTACAGAAGAATTAAAAGAAATAGAGAATAAGATAATTAATGCAAAAGATAAAATAGAAAATTTAGAATATGAATTATTTAAAGAAATTAGTGAAAAGATAAGAAAAGAAAAAAATTTATTGCAACAATTAGCAAATGATATAAGTTATTTAGATGTAATAATATCTCTTGCATCAGTTGCAATAAAAAATGATTATATAAAACCTGAATTAAATACAGAATATAGCATAGAAATAAAAGAAGGTAGACATCCTATTGTTGAAAAACTTTTAATAGATGAAGATTTTATAGCAAATGATGTGTATTTTGATAGAGAAAAAAATTTGATAATTCTTACAGGGCCTAATATGGCAGGAAAATCTACTTATATGAAACAGGTAGCTCTTATTTTGATATTAGCTCAAATGGGATCATATGTACCAGCTGATTATGCTACTATAGGTATAGTAGATAAAATATTTACAAGAATAGGAGCGAGCGATGATCTTGTAAGTGGACAATCTACATTTATGGTAGAGATGAGTGAAGTAGCAAATATTATGAATAATGCTACAGAAAATTCATTTATAATACTAGATGAAGTAGGAAGAGGAACATCTACATTTGATGGAATTTCAATAGCTACATCTATTACAGAATATATACATAATAATGTAAAAGCAAAAACTATATTTGCAACACATTATCATGAACTTACAGAGTTAGAAAATAGATATAAAACAGTAATTAACTATAGAATTGAAGTAAAAGAAATAGATGATAGTGTTATTTTTCTAAGAAAAATTGTAAAAGGTGGAGCAGATAAATCATATGGAATTGAAGTAGCAAGGCTTGCAGGACTACCAAATGAAATATTAGAAAATTCAAGAAAAATATTAAAAAATCTTGAAGAAAAAAGAGCTTTAATTGAAAAAAAAATAAAAGGAAAACAACTTGCACTTTTTGGCGGGGTAGAAGAAGAAATAGAAGATGAACCAGAAAGAATAGTTGAAATAAAAGAAGTAGTTCCAGAAAATATAATTGAAATAATAAAATATATTGAAACTATTGATATAAACAATATTACACCAATGCAAGCTATAAATTATTTAAACGAAATAGTTTTGAAATTGAAAAACAAATAA
- the dusB gene encoding tRNA dihydrouridine synthase DusB, with protein sequence MKKIYVAPIAGVTDFIYRKILNEFQPDLMFTEMVSVNAVQMGNKKTVDVMLKLHENDGVQIFGKDIELMKDTAIFLEEKGVKNIDVNMGCPMPKITKNGYGAALLEDKEHVKKLLTTIKNSLKEETKFSIKIRVGYKDSKDPLFFAKLAEDLNLSHITIHGRTREQMYTGIANWEIIKDIKSKVNIPVIGNGDIFTAEDAMEKINYSNVDGIMLARGIFGNPWLIQQIREKISFGEVKTIPTILDKLNMAIKHVNYAREYIDKPFYYEIRKHLCWYIKGMKNATKLKDEINHIDNYKELLNKLEEFKLLQKED encoded by the coding sequence ATGAAAAAAATCTATGTAGCACCAATAGCAGGTGTGACTGATTTTATATATAGAAAAATTTTAAATGAATTCCAGCCAGATCTTATGTTTACAGAAATGGTAAGTGTAAATGCTGTTCAAATGGGGAATAAAAAAACGGTAGATGTAATGTTAAAACTTCATGAAAATGATGGAGTTCAAATATTTGGAAAAGATATAGAGCTTATGAAAGATACAGCAATTTTTTTAGAAGAAAAAGGTGTAAAAAATATAGATGTAAATATGGGTTGTCCTATGCCAAAAATAACTAAAAATGGTTATGGAGCAGCACTTTTAGAAGATAAAGAGCATGTAAAAAAATTATTGACAACTATAAAAAATTCATTAAAAGAAGAAACAAAATTTAGTATAAAAATAAGAGTGGGTTATAAAGATAGTAAAGACCCACTATTTTTTGCTAAATTAGCAGAAGATCTCAATTTAAGTCATATAACTATACATGGACGTACAAGAGAACAAATGTATACTGGAATAGCTAATTGGGAAATTATAAAAGATATTAAATCAAAGGTAAATATTCCAGTAATTGGAAATGGAGATATTTTTACAGCAGAAGATGCTATGGAAAAAATAAATTATTCAAATGTAGATGGAATAATGTTAGCTAGGGGAATATTTGGAAATCCTTGGCTTATACAGCAAATAAGAGAAAAGATCTCATTTGGGGAAGTTAAAACTATTCCTACAATATTAGATAAATTAAATATGGCTATTAAACATGTTAACTATGCTAGAGAGTATATAGACAAGCCATTTTATTATGAAATAAGAAAACATTTATGTTGGTATATAAAAGGAATGAAAAATGCAACAAAGCTTAAAGATGAAATAAATCATATTGATAATTATAAAGAATTATTAAATAAATTAGAAGAGTTTAAATTATTACAGAAAGAGGATTAA
- a CDS encoding anaerobic ribonucleoside-triphosphate reductase activating protein: MKIASLIKSSTVDFPGEIVATIFLAGCNFDCDFCQNYELISPINVEYISEKEVIEFLKKRKNLLDGICISGGEPTLQGKELVKFIKKIKKEVREDFLIKLDTNASNIEVVKELKECLDYIAIDFKSLDYSRFSDFKTEEILDNIKKMINLKINYEVRITMYPEYIKEEEFEKVVEQLYEIGVKKIYIQQYQHAYRGVEEYYSLGTLEKFRKKFEKKNIEAEIR; encoded by the coding sequence ATGAAAATAGCGAGTTTAATAAAAAGTAGTACGGTTGATTTTCCAGGGGAAATAGTAGCTACTATTTTTTTGGCGGGATGTAATTTTGACTGTGATTTTTGTCAAAATTATGAACTTATTTCTCCTATAAATGTAGAATATATATCTGAAAAAGAAGTAATAGAATTTTTAAAAAAACGTAAAAATTTATTAGATGGGATATGTATAAGTGGTGGTGAACCAACTTTACAGGGAAAAGAATTAGTGAAATTTATTAAAAAAATCAAAAAAGAAGTTAGAGAAGATTTTTTAATAAAACTTGATACAAATGCAAGTAATATAGAGGTTGTAAAAGAATTAAAAGAGTGTTTAGATTATATAGCGATAGATTTTAAATCTTTAGATTATTCAAGATTTTCAGATTTCAAAACAGAAGAAATTTTAGATAACATAAAAAAAATGATTAATTTAAAAATAAATTATGAAGTAAGAATAACAATGTATCCAGAATATATTAAAGAAGAAGAATTTGAAAAAGTTGTAGAGCAGTTATATGAAATAGGAGTAAAAAAAATTTATATTCAACAGTATCAACATGCATATAGAGGTGTAGAAGAATATTATTCTTTGGGAACGTTAGAAAAGTTTAGAAAAAAATTTGAGAAAAAAAATATAGAAGCAGAGATAAGATAG
- a CDS encoding Bax inhibitor-1/YccA family protein: MYGLNGGGYYHVSEKVMANTISKILIWMVAGLLITFGVAFSIMTNPVMAMTVSRSYLLLIIAQFGVVIAMSGMVKKISVQTAKILFVVYSALTGATLSLLMMFFTTASIIYALIITVVIFSVMAIYGYTTKEDLSKFGNLLRVGIIALIILSLVNMFLRTAAIYWIVSYLGVLIFIGFIGYDMNMIKNNIIIMANGDEELIERFSVFGALMLYLDFINLFIYILRIVGLRNDD; the protein is encoded by the coding sequence ATGTACGGACTTAATGGTGGTGGATATTATCATGTAAGTGAAAAAGTAATGGCAAATACAATATCAAAAATTCTTATTTGGATGGTAGCTGGGCTTTTAATAACTTTTGGAGTAGCATTTTCAATAATGACTAATCCAGTGATGGCAATGACCGTATCAAGATCATATTTATTATTAATAATTGCACAATTTGGTGTAGTTATAGCGATGTCAGGAATGGTAAAAAAAATAAGTGTTCAAACTGCTAAGATACTATTTGTTGTATATTCAGCTTTAACAGGGGCGACATTATCATTATTAATGATGTTTTTTACAACTGCATCTATTATATATGCATTAATTATTACAGTAGTTATATTTTCTGTAATGGCAATATATGGATATACTACAAAAGAAGATTTATCAAAATTTGGAAATCTTCTTAGAGTAGGAATAATAGCGTTAATTATATTATCATTGGTAAATATGTTTTTAAGAACAGCAGCTATTTATTGGATAGTATCATATCTTGGAGTATTAATTTTTATAGGATTTATAGGATATGATATGAATATGATTAAAAATAATATTATAATAATGGCAAATGGTGATGAAGAATTAATAGAAAGATTTTCAGTATTTGGAGCTTTAATGCTTTATCTGGATTTTATTAATTTATTCATTTATATATTAAGAATAGTAGGCCTTAGAAACGATGATTAA
- the thrS gene encoding threonine--tRNA ligase — translation MINVKLPSGDIKSFENSVNMFEIAKSISNSLAKKAIAAKIDGKLVDMTYVLDKDASVELITPDTEEGVDIIRHSTAHLMAQAVIRLFPETKVTIGPSIENGFYYDFDPKEQFTDEDLEKIEAEMKKIVKEDIKIEREEKTREEAIEFFENMGETYKVEIIKAIPEGEVLSLYKQGEFIDLCRGPHVPSTRYLGSFKLKSVAGAYWRGDSNNKMLQRIYGFAFANNKELKDYLTLLEEAEKRDHRKLGKELELFFISEYGPGFPFFLPKGMEIKNILMRIWEKEHKKAGYKIIQTPMMLNKELWETSGHWFNYRENMYTSEIDKFEFAIKPMNCPGGILAYKNGLHSYKDLPLRMGEFGHVHRHEFSGALHGLFRVRAFTQDDAHVFMTKEQIEDEVVNVISLYDKFYTLFGLEYHIELSTKPEKAIGSDEIWEVSEKALANAVTKAGKDYKLNPGDGAFYGPKLDFKLKDAIGRIWQCGTIQLDMNLPERFDMSYIGEDGEKHRPIMIHRAMYGSIERFLGILIEHYTGAFPTWLAPVQVKILTLNDEVIPYADELKSILENEDIRVEIDDRAEKIGYKIREANAKQKIPVQLIIGKSEVENRKVNVRRFGSKEQVEMDIDEFIKIIKAESKPVFKN, via the coding sequence ATGATAAACGTAAAACTTCCTAGTGGAGATATTAAGAGTTTTGAAAACAGTGTAAATATGTTTGAAATAGCTAAAAGTATAAGTAATTCTTTAGCTAAAAAAGCAATAGCTGCAAAAATAGATGGGAAATTAGTAGATATGACATATGTACTTGATAAAGATGCAAGTGTAGAATTAATTACTCCAGATACAGAAGAAGGAGTAGATATTATCAGACATAGTACAGCGCACCTTATGGCTCAAGCTGTAATTAGACTTTTTCCAGAAACAAAAGTTACTATTGGTCCATCTATAGAGAATGGATTTTACTATGATTTTGATCCGAAAGAACAATTTACAGATGAAGATTTAGAAAAAATTGAAGCTGAAATGAAAAAAATTGTAAAAGAAGATATAAAAATTGAAAGAGAAGAAAAAACAAGAGAAGAAGCAATAGAATTTTTTGAAAATATGGGGGAAACTTATAAAGTAGAGATAATAAAAGCAATTCCTGAAGGAGAAGTATTATCACTTTATAAACAAGGAGAATTTATTGACTTATGTAGAGGACCACATGTTCCATCTACTAGATATCTTGGTTCTTTTAAGCTTAAATCTGTGGCAGGAGCTTATTGGCGAGGAGATTCTAATAATAAAATGTTACAAAGAATTTATGGATTTGCTTTTGCAAACAATAAAGAATTAAAAGATTATTTAACTTTATTAGAAGAAGCAGAAAAAAGAGATCATAGAAAATTAGGAAAAGAATTAGAATTATTTTTTATATCAGAATATGGACCAGGGTTTCCATTTTTCTTGCCAAAAGGGATGGAAATCAAAAATATTCTTATGAGAATATGGGAAAAAGAGCATAAAAAAGCGGGATATAAAATTATTCAAACTCCTATGATGCTTAATAAGGAACTTTGGGAAACTTCTGGACATTGGTTTAATTATAGAGAAAATATGTATACTTCAGAAATAGATAAATTTGAGTTTGCAATAAAACCAATGAATTGTCCAGGTGGAATATTAGCATATAAAAATGGATTACATTCATATAAAGATTTACCTCTTAGAATGGGTGAATTTGGACATGTACATAGACATGAATTTTCAGGAGCTTTACATGGATTATTTAGAGTAAGAGCATTTACTCAAGATGATGCACATGTATTTATGACAAAAGAACAAATCGAAGATGAAGTTGTAAATGTAATTTCATTATATGATAAATTTTATACATTATTTGGATTAGAATATCATATTGAATTGTCTACAAAGCCAGAAAAAGCAATAGGTAGTGATGAAATATGGGAAGTTTCAGAAAAAGCATTAGCTAATGCAGTAACAAAAGCAGGAAAAGATTATAAGTTAAATCCAGGAGATGGAGCTTTTTATGGTCCTAAACTTGATTTCAAATTAAAAGATGCTATTGGAAGAATATGGCAATGCGGAACAATTCAATTAGATATGAACTTACCTGAAAGATTTGATATGTCATATATAGGTGAAGATGGAGAGAAGCATAGACCCATAATGATACATAGAGCTATGTATGGAAGTATTGAAAGATTTTTAGGAATATTAATTGAACATTATACAGGAGCGTTTCCTACTTGGCTTGCACCAGTTCAAGTAAAAATTCTTACTCTAAATGATGAAGTAATACCTTATGCAGATGAATTAAAAAGTATATTAGAAAATGAAGATATTAGAGTAGAGATAGATGATAGAGCTGAAAAAATAGGATATAAAATAAGAGAAGCAAATGCAAAGCAAAAAATACCTGTACAATTAATAATAGGAAAATCAGAAGTAGAAAATAGAAAAGTAAATGTAAGAAGATTTGGTTCAAAAGAACAAGTCGAAATGGATATTGATGAATTTATTAAAATAATAAAAGCTGAATCAAAGCCAGTATTTAAAAATTAA
- a CDS encoding metallophosphoesterase family protein, protein MKIAFISDVHSNYYALKSVLENIKKEKANEIYLAGDIIGYHSMPNEVIELIKENNIISIKGNHDYDIINKRFDENIKDFKIWTYENLTEENKKYIINLPEELIIEKNNIRIKIVHGSSRDIAEYLFENSKQIEKEAENLKEDVLICAHTHFPYIKKIHNKIIVNTGSVGKPKIAKPTPNYIILNTENKEFEIKFVEYEVEKMCKDMKNKGLSEKHIKELRLGKVIK, encoded by the coding sequence ATGAAAATAGCATTTATATCAGATGTCCATAGTAATTATTATGCATTAAAAAGTGTATTGGAGAATATAAAAAAAGAAAAAGCAAATGAAATATATTTGGCGGGAGATATAATAGGATATCATTCTATGCCAAATGAAGTAATTGAATTAATAAAAGAAAATAATATTATTTCAATAAAAGGAAATCATGATTATGATATTATTAATAAACGTTTCGATGAAAATATAAAAGATTTTAAAATATGGACATATGAAAATTTAACAGAAGAAAATAAAAAATATATAATAAATTTACCAGAAGAATTAATTATAGAAAAAAATAATATTAGAATAAAAATTGTACATGGGAGTAGCAGAGATATTGCAGAATATTTATTTGAAAATAGTAAACAGATAGAAAAAGAAGCAGAAAATTTAAAAGAAGATGTACTTATATGTGCTCATACTCATTTTCCATATATAAAAAAAATACACAATAAAATTATAGTAAATACTGGGAGTGTAGGAAAACCTAAAATAGCTAAGCCAACTCCAAATTATATAATATTAAATACAGAAAATAAAGAATTTGAAATAAAATTTGTAGAATATGAAGTAGAGAAAATGTGTAAAGATATGAAAAATAAAGGGTTATCAGAAAAACATATTAAAGAGCTAAGATTAGGAAAAGTAATAAAATAA
- a CDS encoding threonine aldolase family protein has translation MYKFKNDYSEGAHRKLLEALLKHNLNQQNGYGEDIYTEEAKSNIKNYINGQCDIHFIPGGTQTNLIAITAFLRPHEACIAAKTGHIVDHETGAIEATGHKVININTPVDGKLTPELIQPVLEYHYFEHMVKPKLVYISNSTEIGTVYSKNELKNLYNFCQTNKLYLYIDGARIGNAILASDVTLQDMYNYSDAFFIGGTKNGALLGEALIIKNLDIKNEIRYIIKQRGALIAKGRIMGIQFNELFKDNLYFELAKHANNMADILTIELKKLGCSFLVESSTNQIFPIIDNKKINKLLKKFDFYIWEKFDENSSVIRLVTSWATPIKAVNAFINEYKNI, from the coding sequence ATGTATAAATTTAAAAATGATTATTCTGAAGGTGCTCATCGAAAATTATTAGAAGCTTTATTAAAACATAATCTTAACCAACAAAATGGATATGGTGAAGATATTTATACAGAAGAAGCAAAATCAAATATAAAAAATTACATTAATGGACAATGTGATATTCACTTTATTCCTGGTGGTACTCAAACAAACCTTATTGCAATTACTGCTTTTCTTAGGCCTCACGAAGCATGTATTGCTGCTAAAACTGGACATATAGTAGATCATGAAACAGGCGCTATTGAAGCAACCGGTCATAAAGTAATTAATATAAATACTCCTGTTGATGGTAAATTAACCCCTGAGCTTATACAGCCAGTATTAGAATATCATTATTTTGAGCATATGGTAAAGCCCAAATTAGTATATATTTCTAATTCTACTGAAATTGGTACTGTATATTCTAAAAATGAATTGAAAAATTTATATAATTTTTGCCAAACCAATAAACTTTATTTATATATAGATGGAGCTAGAATTGGAAATGCAATATTAGCTAGTGATGTAACATTACAAGATATGTATAATTATAGTGATGCTTTTTTTATTGGTGGAACTAAAAATGGTGCTTTATTAGGAGAAGCTCTTATTATTAAAAATTTAGATATAAAAAACGAAATAAGATATATTATAAAACAAAGAGGAGCTCTAATTGCTAAAGGACGAATAATGGGAATTCAATTTAATGAATTATTTAAAGATAATTTATATTTTGAATTAGCAAAACATGCAAATAATATGGCAGATATTTTAACAATAGAATTAAAAAAATTAGGTTGTAGTTTTTTAGTTGAATCTTCTACAAATCAAATATTTCCAATAATTGATAACAAAAAAATAAACAAACTATTAAAAAAATTTGATTTTTATATTTGGGAGAAATTTGATGAAAATAGTTCTGTTATTCGGCTTGTTACATCATGGGCTACACCAATAAAGGCTGTAAATGCTTTTATTAATGAATATAAAAATATATAA
- a CDS encoding ArsR/SmtB family transcription factor, whose protein sequence is MDLNELEVKFFKALAHPIRIKIVKKLLFGELCVCDLNDDIDFSQSNLSQHLKILKDARIVTSRKEGLKVHYSIENLEKIRKSFQLIEELIRETWDIKF, encoded by the coding sequence ATGGATTTGAATGAATTAGAAGTAAAATTTTTTAAAGCGTTAGCACACCCAATAAGAATAAAAATAGTAAAAAAATTATTATTTGGAGAATTATGTGTTTGTGATTTAAATGATGATATAGATTTTTCTCAATCTAATTTATCTCAACATTTAAAGATATTAAAAGATGCAAGAATAGTTACTTCAAGAAAAGAAGGGTTAAAAGTACATTATTCTATAGAAAATTTAGAAAAAATTAGAAAAAGTTTTCAATTAATAGAAGAACTGATAAGAGAAACATGGGATATTAAGTTTTAA
- a CDS encoding SulP family inorganic anion transporter gives MSKVFYPKSLKVLKEGYDFNSFTKDLIAGIIVGIVALPLSIALAIASGVKPEQGLYTAIIAGFLIALFGGSRVQIGGPTGAFVIIVYNIVQKFGYTGLATASILAGIILVIFGAFRLGSFIKFIPYPVTVGFTSGIALLIFTSQIKDFLGLYDSAPTEFLEKFPYFIRNISNINFYSVFIGLITILITFFWSKKFKKIPGSLIAIITTTILVSSFKLPIDTIGSVFGDVPSSFPPLHFPSINLLTIKKLLPSAFTIAVLASIESLLSAVVADGMIGTRHNSNTELIAQGIANIFSPIFGGIPATGAIARTATNIKNGGRSPFAGIVHSITLLIIMLFLGKLAKMIPMATLSGILMIVAYNMSEIQHFIKLRKAPKSDFFVLLITFLLTVLADLTVAIQFGIILSALLFMKRMSEVTEAEFLKKEYYDTDEEFIATGILENNNPIPKEIEIFEINGPFFFGAASIFRDNLGNIEILPKFLILRMRNVPVIDATGLSALETIIKSCKKNNIQIIISGINKQPINAIQKIGLDKKLGKQFICKNINDAINIAKKNLYN, from the coding sequence ATGTCAAAAGTTTTTTATCCAAAAAGTTTAAAAGTTTTAAAAGAAGGATATGATTTTAATAGTTTTACAAAAGATTTGATTGCTGGGATAATTGTAGGAATTGTAGCATTACCATTATCTATTGCATTAGCTATTGCTTCTGGAGTAAAGCCAGAACAAGGACTCTATACAGCTATTATTGCTGGATTTTTAATTGCATTATTTGGAGGTAGTAGAGTTCAAATAGGGGGGCCAACTGGTGCCTTTGTTATTATTGTATATAACATAGTACAAAAATTTGGTTATACTGGTTTAGCTACTGCTTCTATTTTAGCGGGAATTATCTTGGTTATTTTTGGTGCTTTTCGTTTAGGAAGCTTTATTAAGTTTATTCCTTACCCAGTAACAGTAGGCTTTACTTCTGGAATCGCATTACTTATTTTCACATCACAAATAAAAGATTTTTTAGGTTTATATGATAGTGCTCCTACAGAATTTTTAGAAAAATTTCCTTATTTTATAAGAAATATTTCAAATATTAATTTTTATTCTGTATTTATTGGATTGATAACTATATTAATAACTTTTTTTTGGTCAAAAAAATTTAAAAAAATTCCAGGATCTTTAATTGCCATCATTACCACAACTATATTAGTTAGTTCATTTAAACTACCAATTGATACTATTGGTAGTGTATTTGGAGATGTTCCTAGCTCATTTCCGCCATTACATTTTCCAAGTATAAATCTTTTAACGATTAAAAAACTTCTTCCTTCAGCTTTTACTATTGCAGTATTAGCCAGTATAGAATCTTTATTATCTGCTGTTGTTGCTGATGGAATGATCGGAACAAGACATAATTCAAATACTGAATTAATTGCACAAGGAATAGCAAATATTTTTTCACCTATTTTTGGTGGTATTCCAGCTACTGGAGCAATTGCTCGAACTGCAACAAATATAAAAAATGGTGGTCGTTCTCCATTTGCAGGAATAGTTCATTCAATAACACTTCTTATAATTATGTTATTTTTAGGAAAATTAGCTAAAATGATTCCTATGGCTACATTATCTGGTATTTTAATGATTGTAGCTTATAATATGAGCGAAATACAACATTTTATAAAATTAAGAAAAGCTCCAAAATCAGATTTTTTTGTACTCTTAATTACATTTTTACTTACTGTTTTAGCTGACCTTACTGTAGCTATCCAATTTGGAATAATTTTATCAGCTTTATTATTTATGAAAAGAATGAGTGAAGTGACTGAAGCAGAATTTTTAAAAAAAGAATATTATGATACTGATGAAGAATTTATTGCAACTGGAATTTTAGAAAATAATAATCCTATTCCAAAAGAGATTGAAATTTTTGAAATAAACGGGCCTTTTTTCTTTGGTGCTGCATCTATTTTTAGAGATAATCTTGGAAATATCGAAATTTTACCAAAATTTTTAATCTTAAGAATGCGAAATGTTCCTGTTATTGATGCTACTGGACTTTCTGCATTAGAAACTATTATTAAATCTTGTAAAAAAAATAATATTCAAATAATAATATCTGGTATAAATAAACAACCTATAAATGCGATACAAAAAATTGGTTTAGATAAAAAACTTGGAAAACAATTTATATGTAAAAATATTAATGACGCTATTAATATTGCTAAAAAAAATTTATATAATTAA